Part of the Paludisphaera borealis genome, TGGCGCTCGAGGATTTCGATCCGGCGGCAGTCGCCGTAGACCTTCCGCACGACGTCGAGCTCCGCCTGGACGCTCGTCCGACCTGGGTCGTCGACCGATCGCGGGGTCAGGAACGGCTCGGGGTCGATCAGCGCCGCGAGCGTTTCCGCCAGGGCTTTCAGTTCCCATCTCAACTGCCGGTCTTCCAGTTCGCCGACCTGGAGCACGAACAGGAATCCTCCAAGCAGTGCCGCGGTGAGGAGGAACGTCATCCGCAGGGCGAGTCGCTTGTCCATGTTCACCCGAGAGATGAGGGTGCGGAACTCCGGCGTCGCCCCGTCGATGGGGGCGAACGTCGTTGCGGACGCGCTCGTCCGTCGAGCCTTCCGTCCGTCGTTCCTATCAGAGTGTAGGACATCTATCGCGGTCACGCCCGATCGAATTGAGAGGCGCGAAGCGACGCGTCCTTCCCGATGAACGAGGGGCGAAAAGGCCGCGCAAGCCAGGCGCGAGTTCCGGAGACGGAAGTCGCGCCGCCCCGTTGTTTTCCATCGAGTCGGTCGAGGGCGGCGAGAAGAAGGTGGATCGACGACTCAGGACGCTAGCTCGACGGCTTGTCGACCGGGGCGTCGAGCCGCTTGATGAGCGTGACCTCGTTGCCCGGGGTGTTGTACCAGAAGTCGTCGACGAGGCCGCGAGCGAGCATGATGCCGAACCCCCCCTCGCGAATCCCCAGCTCATTGCGCAGGTCGATGTGGCCGATGGGGTCTTCGTCGGAGGCGGCGTGCGGCAGGTTGCCGGGGTTGAACCCGGGCCCCTGGTCCTTGATGATCAGCGTGATGCAGTTGGGGTCGATGCGGTAGGTGATCCGCAGCACCAGGTCGGCGTTCTTGCGGTGGCCCCACTCGATGGCGTTGCCCCCCATCTCCATCACGGCCTGCTTCAGATCCTTGATCTGGCGGTCGGTGAGCGGGGTGTGGGCGAACAGGTCGGCCAGCATGTCGTTGGCTTGCTGGAGATAGGTCAGTTCGCTGCGGATGTCGAAATTGATCTCGCCGTGGGTGCCGCGCTTCTGGTGCTCCTCATGCCAGGCGAGCGCCTTGTCCATCGCCTCGTAAAGCTGCGTGGGCGTGAACGGCTTGGACAGGTAGCCGTTGGCCCCGACCCGCACCCCGGCGGCCCGGTGCTGCGACGATTCGAGAGCCGTGACCATCACGATCGGGATCAGGTTCGTTTCCCGATCCCGCTTCAAGCTGTCGCAGAGGGCGAAACCGTCGTATCCCGGCAGCATGATGTCGAGCAGGATCAACGCGGGCTTATGCTCGGCGACGGCGGCCTTGACCTGCCCACCGGCGTAGAGCTGGATCGGTTCGAAGCCGCGGGACCGAACGAAGCTGGCCAGGATGTCGTTGGTGTCGCGCTCATCGTCGACGATCAGAACCGTGCGCGGCATGGGCATAACTCAACGTGCAAACGGAATATCGACTCTTTCCAACCTCGCCGATGAAATCTCGGCAGGGTGGGAAATATTGTCACGCGCCGCCTCGATCGTGGCAAGGGATTGATCCGACCGAGTCCCTCGCTGAGAACCCGCCGAAGCGGTCGCGCCCGACGTGCGTCGTCTGGGATCGGCGCATCCGGCGGCCCACTCTCTTTCCCTGCATCCAACAAACCCGAACTCTCGCGGCGCCCGGCGCCGTCTCAGGACGGCCTCGGCCTCGGCCCTGCATCATCAGAAGAGATCACGCCGGGCCGGCGCTCCTCTCTCCTTGAGATAGCAAGATCCGCGGCGATTGTGACCCCGCCGCCGAGCGGACGAGCCGCCCTCTTAATCTAAGGGCCCGGGGACCCCACTGTCCAGCCCCCTTGTCCCGGCTCCCCTCCGTCCCCGGACGCCCCCCCTCGCGACGGCCGCCGAACGCCCCCGCTCGCGGCGGGCCGAAGCGACGAATCCGGCCTGAAGGCGAAAAGAGTAATTAAAATTTCTTAATGATAAGTTTTTAGTCTTTGTGGTTGATACAGAAGAACAGGAGTCCTCCTCCTCTCGGGGGCCGTCCCGCCGCCGTCGCCGGCCCGGATCCGGCGTGCCGCCCGCGTGAGAGAGAAGTCGCGCTATGTGAATCATGAAATGAAAACATTTGGGAAATGAAGATAGGAATTACATGGGCCGGCCTTCGGGGGACGGCAAGTCCTAAAGTATTAGGAGATAGTGTGCCGAAAACCGGACGAATTACGAGAAAACCGGTTGCATGGGTTGGTTCGCGGAATTATAGTCTGCTCAATTGATTCTAGCAGTCGCGCGCCGAATGCGCCCCCCAATGGACCGTGCAATGCGGGGCGGTTGAATCGCAGGTGAGCAGTCGTTCCAGCGCGCGGAGGACGTTGTTCGCTCGAGGCTTGGAAGCCTTGGCCGGGATGGTCCGCGCGTGCCTCGGGAGGGACCGACGCCGAGAGGATCGCGGCGCGGCGGCGTGCTGTTTTGTTGTAAAGCCTTGCGTTTTGTGATGGATTCGGAACGCGATCAATAGGTTTGGACATTTCGGAGTTTGTCATGCCTCTTCCAGGTACCGTCCGCGGGTGGTTGGTTTTCGGCGTCGGTCTCGGTCTGGCCGTTCTCCTCAGTGGATGCGGCGACAGTGAGGGGGGCGGCTCGGGCCGGTTCGTCCCGAACGAGAACAAGATCGAGAAGATCAACGGGATGTCCCCGTCCGAGGCGTACCACAAGGGCGACGCGCGACGGAAGTGACGCCGCGCCTTGAGCTTTCGTTTCAAGTCGACGAGGACGGTCCCACGGGGCTGGTTCTCCTCGCACGTTCCTTCGTCGTTTTTCAATCCGTATTCGGATCCAGGGGGGGAGTCATGAGTCTTCGAGTTCGACGCGGCTTCACGCTCATCGAATTGCTGGTGGTGATCGCGATCATCGCCGTCTTGATCGCATTGCTTCTGCCGGCGGTGCAGTCGGCTCGCGAGGCGGCCCGCCGCGCCCAGTGCACGAACAACCTCAAGCAGATCGGCTTGGCGTTGCACAATTACCACACGTCGTCGAACGTCTTCGCGATGGGCGGCTCGCGGTCGAACCGGGTGTACCAGGCGTCGCCGACGACCTACGACGACTGGACGACCTGGAGCGCCCACGCCATGATGCTCCCGTACATCGAGCAGGCGCCGCTCTACAACGCGATCAACTTCAACTTCTCGCCCGAGGAGAGCGACGGAACGCCCAATGCCGCGCAGGGCACGGTGGTGCTCGCCATCGTCAACGGCTTCCTCTGCCCCTCCGACTCCAACGCCGGCCGTCGCAACACCAACAGCTACCACGGTTCGTACGGCACGACGACCAACAGCAACGTGTTCTACCCCAACGACAACAACAACGCGGGTTGCAACGGCCTGTTCACGGTCATGCAGAGCTACGGCGTCAAGGACTGCACCGACGGCTCCTCGAACACCATCGCGTTCGCCGAGGCGCTGACCGGCAACGGCCAGGGCAACGGCCGGATCGGCGGCGGTGGGAACGCGCCCAGTCTGTATCGCGGCAACGTCGTCATGCCCGCCTCGGGCGAGCCGGCGAACGCCCGCGTCTACAACGGATCGAGCCAGATGGCTGCGGTCATGGCGGGCCTCCAGGCCTGCGCCACGTCGTTCGTGGCGGGCAACATCGCCGACCACCGCGGCTGGCGGTGGGCTGACGGCACCTCGGGCTTCACGATGTTCAACACGATCCAGACCCCCAACGACAGCCAGTTCCGCTTCGGCGGCTGCCGGTTCGGCTGCGGCGCAGGCTGCAACATGGACTCTGGATTCAGCTACAGCGCCAGCAGCAACCATTCCGGCGGCGTCAACACCTTGCTGGCCGACGGCAGCGTCCGCTTCGTCAAGGACTCCATCAGCCGGCCCATCTGGTGGGGCCTCGGCACCCGCGACGGCGGCGAAGTCATCAGCTCCGACAGCTATTGATCGGACCGATCGCTCTGTACCCTTCCAAAAGGGGCCGGGCCGGAGTTCCAAGCGACTCCGACCCGGCCTCGCCGCGCGCCGATGGGCTCGCCGGTCGTTCCGTTGATCCTCTGAAGAGCTGCGCCGCGAGCCCGACCAGTGGTTCTGGGCCCTGGAAGCGATCATCGAGGAAAACCCCGTCCCGCCCGAAAACATGGGCAAGGTGCGTCGCATGGCCGACGCGTGGATCCGGTGGGGAGAACGAGAAGGCGTCTCGAAGCATGGAGGCTGACTGGAATTTCCCTCGCCTACCCAGGGGCTAGAATCGTGCCGAAGACGATTGGCCGGAACGGCCGGACGAGGGGTGAACCCCAGGCCGTCGCGCCCCCTCATCCGGCCTTCGGCCACCTTCTCCCGCGAGGGGAGAAGGTATGCTGGCGACAGCCTATTTTGATTACTGTCTGCAATTCACGCGTGGATCTCGCTAGTGGCAGCAGCTCTTGGCCGGGTCTTTCTTCGCCGACGGCGGGACGTCGAGGGCGGGGTTGGCGGTGAAGAATCCGGCCGGCTTGAGGGTGAAGCCGATATAGGCCGTCGGCATCACGGGGTAATCCTCCGGGCGGGGGATGTGGGTGTGGCCGAAGGTGTACCAGAGGACGACGTCGGTCGCCTCGATCGGTCGGTCCTGGTCGGTCCAGCGGAGCAGGCCGTCGCCGCCTCGGCTCTGGTTCGGGTAGTCGCCCGCCCCGTAGCGCTCGTCGGGGCTGAACGGCGTGACCCAGACGTGGTGGTCGACGAACCGCGCCCGCTTGCGCCACCAGGCGTTGGGCGAGGCGAGCGGGAACGCGTTGTCGCCGGGCAGCAGCTTGTAGCCGACGGGCTCGCCGACGTGGTTCTTGGCTTGCGGATTGACGATCTTCCAGGTCCGCGCGGTCTCCAGTTTCAGATGCCCGCGCGCGGCTTTCTCGGTCGTCAGCGGCGTGGCTTCGGCGTGGAAGGCGTTCTCGAACGGGTTGCTCTCGTCGATGGCGTCGGCGACGACGTCGACGCGGTGGACGGTGTTCGCGACGCCGTCGAGGTCGAAGTCGAGCCGCATGTTGAAGAAGTGCTGATGATTGGGCGCGTAGAGCTGCGGAGCGACGAGGCAGCCGTGCTTCGGCGACTCGCCCGGCCGGGCCGCGCCCAGCGACAGGATGCCCGTCAGCTTGATCTCGAACTGGATCGTCCCGTCCTGATACAGATACCAGAAGAAGCCGTACTCGTAGTTCTCGACCGTCGAGATCGACGAGACGACCAGACGCCTCGAACGGCGGACTTCGGGCGCGTCGGGGAGGCGCCGGTCGGTGTGCTTCCAGAGGATGCCGTAGTCTTCCTCGTGCATGCAGACGGCGTTCTTGATCGTCAGCGGCTCGCCCCGGCTGTCGCACAGGTGGGCGTCGAAGTAGCGGATCAGGCCGAGGCAGTCGCAGCCCAGCTCCAGGCTGTTGGCGCACATGCCCATGCCGTACTCGCCGACGTCGAAGGCGTTCTTGCGCCTCTGGGTCTCGCCAGGGTCGCCGTACGGGACGACCATCTCCGTGAGCGAGCCCCGGTAAAGCACCGACCGCTCGCGGCCGTCGTCGTCGTAGCGGAGATGGTTGAGCGTCAGGCCCTCGCGGGCGTTGAACCCGATGACG contains:
- a CDS encoding response regulator; translated protein: MPRTVLIVDDERDTNDILASFVRSRGFEPIQLYAGGQVKAAVAEHKPALILLDIMLPGYDGFALCDSLKRDRETNLIPIVMVTALESSQHRAAGVRVGANGYLSKPFTPTQLYEAMDKALAWHEEHQKRGTHGEINFDIRSELTYLQQANDMLADLFAHTPLTDRQIKDLKQAVMEMGGNAIEWGHRKNADLVLRITYRIDPNCITLIIKDQGPGFNPGNLPHAASDEDPIGHIDLRNELGIREGGFGIMLARGLVDDFWYNTPGNEVTLIKRLDAPVDKPSS
- a CDS encoding DUF1559 domain-containing protein, translated to MSLRVRRGFTLIELLVVIAIIAVLIALLLPAVQSAREAARRAQCTNNLKQIGLALHNYHTSSNVFAMGGSRSNRVYQASPTTYDDWTTWSAHAMMLPYIEQAPLYNAINFNFSPEESDGTPNAAQGTVVLAIVNGFLCPSDSNAGRRNTNSYHGSYGTTTNSNVFYPNDNNNAGCNGLFTVMQSYGVKDCTDGSSNTIAFAEALTGNGQGNGRIGGGGNAPSLYRGNVVMPASGEPANARVYNGSSQMAAVMAGLQACATSFVAGNIADHRGWRWADGTSGFTMFNTIQTPNDSQFRFGGCRFGCGAGCNMDSGFSYSASSNHSGGVNTLLADGSVRFVKDSISRPIWWGLGTRDGGEVISSDSY
- a CDS encoding primary-amine oxidase; amino-acid sequence: MLEPIQISRATSATRARSVHPLEPLSADEVRRTVTLLRDAGKVTPTTRFVSVALREPAKDSVHGWDGGLAPPREAFAVLFDNAANACYETSVSLADDVVLSWEHVPGVQPTMTIDEQVECEQAVLASPAFRKALKAHTGVDDTSLVMVDIWSAGNYGTEEDGNRRLARPLCFLRSDPTDNGYVRPIEGLRPIVDLNTMEVVRIEEYGRWPIPPGGSNYGASRQERFRDDIRPLEIVQPEGPSFEVEGYQVAWQKWRFVIGFNAREGLTLNHLRYDDDGRERSVLYRGSLTEMVVPYGDPGETQRRKNAFDVGEYGMGMCANSLELGCDCLGLIRYFDAHLCDSRGEPLTIKNAVCMHEEDYGILWKHTDRRLPDAPEVRRSRRLVVSSISTVENYEYGFFWYLYQDGTIQFEIKLTGILSLGAARPGESPKHGCLVAPQLYAPNHQHFFNMRLDFDLDGVANTVHRVDVVADAIDESNPFENAFHAEATPLTTEKAARGHLKLETARTWKIVNPQAKNHVGEPVGYKLLPGDNAFPLASPNAWWRKRARFVDHHVWVTPFSPDERYGAGDYPNQSRGGDGLLRWTDQDRPIEATDVVLWYTFGHTHIPRPEDYPVMPTAYIGFTLKPAGFFTANPALDVPPSAKKDPAKSCCH